In Mycobacterium branderi, the DNA window CAGGTTGCCTGAAGGTTTTCCGAAGACGTACTTCGAGGACCTGACGCAGCCGTTCGACCTCGTCTTCAAGCAAGCAGGCGAACAAGGCCTGCTCGACCGACCCATCGAGATCATCTACCGCGAGGTGGAAGGTCTGCCGAAGGGATCGGTCAAGGCGGTCATCGACGCCTACGGCGAACTGTGCGACGAGGGATGCCTGGCCGTCTTCGGCCCGAACATCACCGACAACGTCGTGCCCACCCGGGAAGCCATCGAGGAACGCTTCAAGGTCCCGGCCATCAGCGTCACCGGATCCGATGCGGCGCTGGGAGAGTGGGTCTTCTCGTTCCCGATGGGGTCGCTGACCGACGAGCCGATCTTCTGGTCGGACTTGCTTGCCAAAGGCGGGCACACTGAGGTGGGCGTTCTAGTCGAACAATCGCTGGTCGGCAAGACTTATCTGGAGAACTTCCGTAAAGCCTGCCAGCGCAAAGGTATTCGCATCGTTGCCGAGGCGGCCATCGCGCAGACGGCGCAAGATGTCAGCGAGGCCGTCCGAATCGTTCACGACGCCAAGCCGAGCGCGCTGGTGCACTGCGGCTTCGGGTTCGGGATTGTCTTCATCAATCCGGCACTCGAGGCGCTGGACTGGAATCCACCGCGTTTCACCAGCACCGCGTTCCAAAACGCCTGGCTCAACCCGATCATGTGGAACGGGTTCATGGGTTGGACCGGCGTGGACCAGTACGACGAGGGCAACATGGTCGGGCAGAAGTTCCTCGACGAATACCACCAGGCCTACGGCCGCCGCCCGGAATGGTGTGTGCCCGTTGTCAACCGCGACGTCGCGATGACGTTGGTGCGCGCATTGAGCGACGCGCATCCGCTGAGCCCGCGCGGGGTCAAGGAGGCCCTCGAGCGGGTGAAGATGATGCCCGCCGCCTCCGGCGCACCGGGTACCCGCGTGTCGTTCGGGAACTGGACCCGGCGGGCCTGGATGGGTGCCGGCTACCTGGTGGCGCGCAAGCTCGATCCCGACGGCGTCAACTCCCATCTCGTCGACCGCTTCGGAGAGGAATAGCCGATGACTGCTGAACAGACAACACCTTCGGCGACAGCTCCGACCGTCGAGCCCAGACGAGGATCGCCCTGGACCTGGGTATGGGTAGTAGCCGCGCTAAGTGTGCTCGGATTCTTTCTCGCCAATGCCCGCACGGGTTTGGAGTCCGACCGGGTTCGTAATCCGGCGGTCACCGGGACACCGCGACCAGTGCAAGTGCTGTTCGGATTCCAACACTGGCTCGGGCTCCTGGAGGCGTTCACCGTTGTCGTGATGGCTCTCATCGCGGTCACCTACGTGATCGCGTGGCGCCGCCACCCGTATCACCCGGTGCTGTTGATGGGCATCGTCACGACCTTGATCGTCTGGCAGGACCCCATCATGAACTGGGCGCCGTTCGCGGTTTACAACCCGCAGTTGCATCACCTGCCCGAGGACTGGCCACTGGTGTCACTGTCACCGACCGTCGAGCCGTTGTTGGTCCTGGGCTACATCATGTTCTACCTGGGGCCCTACTTTCCGGGCATCTGGCTGCTGCGCCGGATCCAGGCCCGTCGGCCCGTCGATTCATTCGTGTGGCGCCATCCCTTGATCAGCCTGGCGATCTGCATCCTCCCGTTCGGGATGGCGCTGGACGCGGCACTGGAGATCACCCTGGTCCAAACCGGGATGTACATCTATTCCCAGGTCCCGATCGGGTCGATTTTCGTCGGCCAGACCCACCAATTCCCCTTCATCATCGAGATATTGGCGGTCAACTTCGTGATGGTGCCGGCCGGGGTGCTGCTCTACCGCGACGACACCGGCCGCACCGCGGCCGAGAAATTGGCGCAGCGGGCGAAAATCTTCGCCAGCCGTCCCACCCTCGGGATGTTCGTGGTGATGCTGGTCCTGATCAACGTCGGCTACTTCTGCTACGGCGGTACGTTCGCCCTGGTCAAAATGGCCCACCTGTCACGTACCGTCGCCTGCCCCTGGCCGTATCCCGAAGCCAAAATCTATGACCCACAAGGCTTTTACGAAAAAGAAGGCCAACCCGGTCCGTACTCGGTGGGCATCTGGTCGACCTGGTTGAGTGGTCAACCCAACGGACGCCCGAACGTCGAACTACCGGCTGACGGCGGACGGTGCGGGCCGGGCAATGGGTGATCCGCGCAGCGTCGTCATCACCGGTGCATCGCGCGGGCTGGGATTCGCATCGGCCGTGCGCTTGTATGGCGAGGGGTGGCGGGTGGTCGCGGCGATGCGGACACCCGACTTGGGGATTCCGCTTCTACGAGAGGCGACGGGGGCCGGCGACGACGACGACCGGTTGATCGGAGTGCAGTTGGACTTGTTGGACAGCGCCTCGATCACCGCTGCGGCCAAGGCGATTGAAGAGGCCGTCGGGACGCCCTACGCGCTTGTGCACAACGCCGGGATCTCCGCCGCCGGAATGGTGGAGGAGACCGATATGTCGTTGTGGCAGAGGCTATTCGCCACTAGCGTCCTCGGTCCCGTCGCGTTGACTCAGGCTCTGCTTCCGTCGATGCGAGCGGCGGGCGAGGGACGCATCGTGCTGGTTTCCAGCGTGGCCGGGGTACGTGGTCAGCCCGCCACTGCGCCGTATTCGGCAGCCAAGGGAGCATTGGAGCGCTGGGGTGAGTCGATGGCGTGCGAGATCGCGCCGTTCGGCCTCGGTGTCACCGTCTTGGTCGCCGGCGCCTATGACACCGAGATCATCACCGACGCGGGCACCACGGACGACCGCGACTTAGCCGGCCCGTACGCCCGGCTGCATCACACGATGAACACGCGCGGACGGTTCGCCATGCGCCTTGCCAGACCACCGGAGCGGTTCACCGACGGCCTGCTCAAGGCGCTGGACGACCGGGCGCCGTTCCGTCGCCGCGGTGTGGGCCCGGATGCTTCGATGCTGTTGGCTCTCAACAGGGTTCTTCCGTCGTCGGGTATGCACCACCTGTCGCGGATCGTGCTCGGCATACCCAGGCAGGGATCAATGCGGGGCGGGGCATGGCCATTGACAGCGAGCCAAAAGGCCATGGTCTGGGCCGCACGCGTTCTTCCGGCACCGCTGTTACGGCGCTTGGCACCAAAGGAGCAGTGATGGAACAGCTTTTCGACGACCTGGAAGACTTCGGCGCCTTCGACGACGCGATCTCCGGCGATGTGCGCGACCCCTACACCGAATTGGCGCGGCTGCGCCGCGAGGAGCCGGTGCAGCGACTCGAGACGTCGGGCGCGCTTCCGCACGAGGAATCGCTGCCGATCTTCATCGTGTATCGCCACGAGGACATCCAGCAGATGCTTCGCGACAACGAGACGTTTTCGTCGGCGGCTGTCATCGCGGCGTTCGGCCCCGTATTGGGGGAACACGTCATGCTCGGCATGGACGAGCCGATCCACGGCCGACTGCGGTCGCTCGTGTCAAAGGCCTTCTCGCAGAAGTCATTGGCGCGCTGGCAGGACGAGTTGGTCGCCCGGGTGGCCAACAGCCTGATCGACAACTTTGCACCTAACGGCAAGGCGGATCTGGTCAAGGAATTCACCTTCGACTACCCGAGCCAGATCATCGCGGGACTGCTGGGCCTGCCGGAAAAGGACTACCCACAGTTCCAGCGGTGGTCGATTTCGCTGCTGAGTTGGCTGATGAACCCCGAGCGCGGGCTCGCGGCCTCGGCCGCCCTGTGCGACTACTTCGCGCCCATACTCGAGGCCCGCCGGGCCGAGCCGAAGGACGACCTGATCAGCGCGCTCGCTGCGGCCGAGA includes these proteins:
- a CDS encoding SDR family oxidoreductase — its product is MGDPRSVVITGASRGLGFASAVRLYGEGWRVVAAMRTPDLGIPLLREATGAGDDDDRLIGVQLDLLDSASITAAAKAIEEAVGTPYALVHNAGISAAGMVEETDMSLWQRLFATSVLGPVALTQALLPSMRAAGEGRIVLVSSVAGVRGQPATAPYSAAKGALERWGESMACEIAPFGLGVTVLVAGAYDTEIITDAGTTDDRDLAGPYARLHHTMNTRGRFAMRLARPPERFTDGLLKALDDRAPFRRRGVGPDASMLLALNRVLPSSGMHHLSRIVLGIPRQGSMRGGAWPLTASQKAMVWAARVLPAPLLRRLAPKEQ
- a CDS encoding ABC transporter substrate-binding protein; this encodes MSYESTAEPIKIGYLMDFRLPEGFPKTYFEDLTQPFDLVFKQAGEQGLLDRPIEIIYREVEGLPKGSVKAVIDAYGELCDEGCLAVFGPNITDNVVPTREAIEERFKVPAISVTGSDAALGEWVFSFPMGSLTDEPIFWSDLLAKGGHTEVGVLVEQSLVGKTYLENFRKACQRKGIRIVAEAAIAQTAQDVSEAVRIVHDAKPSALVHCGFGFGIVFINPALEALDWNPPRFTSTAFQNAWLNPIMWNGFMGWTGVDQYDEGNMVGQKFLDEYHQAYGRRPEWCVPVVNRDVAMTLVRALSDAHPLSPRGVKEALERVKMMPAASGAPGTRVSFGNWTRRAWMGAGYLVARKLDPDGVNSHLVDRFGEE
- a CDS encoding spirocyclase AveC family protein, which gives rise to MTAEQTTPSATAPTVEPRRGSPWTWVWVVAALSVLGFFLANARTGLESDRVRNPAVTGTPRPVQVLFGFQHWLGLLEAFTVVVMALIAVTYVIAWRRHPYHPVLLMGIVTTLIVWQDPIMNWAPFAVYNPQLHHLPEDWPLVSLSPTVEPLLVLGYIMFYLGPYFPGIWLLRRIQARRPVDSFVWRHPLISLAICILPFGMALDAALEITLVQTGMYIYSQVPIGSIFVGQTHQFPFIIEILAVNFVMVPAGVLLYRDDTGRTAAEKLAQRAKIFASRPTLGMFVVMLVLINVGYFCYGGTFALVKMAHLSRTVACPWPYPEAKIYDPQGFYEKEGQPGPYSVGIWSTWLSGQPNGRPNVELPADGGRCGPGNG
- a CDS encoding cytochrome P450, encoding MEQLFDDLEDFGAFDDAISGDVRDPYTELARLRREEPVQRLETSGALPHEESLPIFIVYRHEDIQQMLRDNETFSSAAVIAAFGPVLGEHVMLGMDEPIHGRLRSLVSKAFSQKSLARWQDELVARVANSLIDNFAPNGKADLVKEFTFDYPSQIIAGLLGLPEKDYPQFQRWSISLLSWLMNPERGLAASAALCDYFAPILEARRAEPKDDLISALAAAEIDGEKLADEEIFSFLRLLLPAGVETTYRALGSLLLALLSDPEQLDAVRADRSLLPQAIEEGVRWESPLLTITRVATRDTELGGVAIPAGATVMPMLGSANRQEDRYPDPDKFDIHREARAHLGWGHGVHVCLGMHLARLEMRTAINLLLDRLPNLRLDPDADDPHIRGQVFRSPTSVPVLFDPQ